DNA sequence from the Acidobacteriota bacterium genome:
GGCTTCGAGGCGAGCGCTTCGACGTCGACCGTGCCGGTGGTGGCGGCCGAGGACCGGGAGCGGGCGCTGTTCGGCATCCAGTTCCATCCTGAGGTCACCCACACCGACAGCGGCCGTCAGATGCTCAGGAACTTCCTCTTCGACGCCTGCGGCGCCGCCGGCGAGTGGCGGATGGCGTCCTACGCCGACGAGGCGACGGCCGCGATCAAGGCCCAGGTGGGACCTTCGGATCGGGTGTTATGTGCGCTCTCGGGCGGCGTGGACTCCGCGGTGGCGGCCAGCCTCGTCCGGCGCGCCGTCGGGAAGCGGTTGACGGCGGTGTTCGTCGACAACGGGCTGCTGCGCAAGAACGAGAGGACCGAGGTGGAGCGGAGCCTCCGCCAGGGGCTGGACCTGCGGCTCGTCGTGGTCGACGCTGCCGAGGAGTTTCTCGGCGCGCTCGGCGGCGTGACCGACCCGGAACAGAAACGCCGGACGATAGGGAGGGTCTTCATCGAGGTGTTTCAGCGGGAGGCGCAGAGGCTGGAGGCGGCCGCCCTGGGCGGCGGACCGATCCGCTATCTGGTCCAGGGCACGCTCTACCCGGACGTGATCGAGTCGGTTTCCGCCTTCGGCCCGTCGGCGATGATCAAGAGCCACCACAACGTCGGCGGCCTGCCGGAACAGCTTGGTTTCGATCTGATCGAGCCGCTCCGCTATCTGTTCAAGGACGAGGTCCGCAAGCTGGGCCGGGAACTCGGTCTCGGTTCGGAGTTCGTGGGACGGCACCCCTTCCCGGGTCCCGGGCTCGGCGTCCGCATCCTGGGCGACGTCACCGCCGATCGGGTGGCTGTTCTGCAGGAGGCGGACGCCATCTTCATCGACGAGCTGCGGGCGGCCGGGCTCTACGACCGGGTGAGTCAGGCCTTGGCGGTGCTGCTGCCGGTGCAGAGCGTCGGCGTGATGGGCGACGGTCGCAGCTACGAAAACGTGGTCGCGCTGCGGTCGGTCGAGACCGAGGACTTCATGACGGCGGACTGGAGCCAGTTGCCCCATGAGTTCCTGGGCCGCGTCGCGGGTCGGATCGTGAACGAGGTCGCCGGTGTGAACCGCGTGGTCTACGACCTGACGAGCAAGCCGCCCGGCACGATCGAGTGGGAGTGAAGCCGACCGGCGGCTGAGGGGCCGCTCGGGTGCGGCGCCTGCTTCACTCGTCCACGATCGGCGCGATCCGGCGGGGGTTCTTGCGCAGAATCGTGGCGAGCCGCGCCTCCAGGCGGTCCTGCTGGAGCGAGACGCCCTCGCGGCCGCCCGGTGCGGCGGGAAGCCAGCCGCCCGCGATCATGCCGTGGCCGCCGCCCCGGCCCCGTCGCCCGACCAGCCGTCGCATGACCCGGGAGGCCTCGGCGCGGGGGTTCGTCGTGCGGATCGAACAGTAGATCCTGTCCTCGTAGAGGCCGCTGCACAGCGACCAGGTCCGCCCCTCCATGCGCAGCAGGAGATCGGCGATCTCGGGCACGATGTCGGGTTGGGCGACCGCCCCAAGCCGGCTCATGACCACGGTGTCCACGCCGCGAAGGTTGGCCAGGGCCTCGCGCAGCGTCTCGAAGTAGTTGAGCGGCAGCCTCGGATTCTGGATCCGTCCCAGCAGGCGTGGGAGGGCACGGGCATTGAAGTGATCGTGGATCAGCCGGTCCGCCTCGTCCGCCCCGCGGGAGAAGTCGAGGGTCTCGCTCCGTATCGCGTAGACGATCGCGGTCGCCTCGCGGCGGGTGGCCGGAATCCCGGCCGCCAACAGGTACTCGGCGACGATCGTGGCCGCGGCGGCATAGTTGCTTCTCAGGTCGTGGAACGGCGACGC
Encoded proteins:
- the guaA gene encoding glutamine-hydrolyzing GMP synthase — translated: MTADPASAAPSPVRPAAGEHETVLVLDFGGQYTQLIARRIRELRVYCEIHPFDLDVERIRARRPIGIVLSGGPDSVYERNAPQADPELLRLGIPVLGICYGMQWMAQVLGGRVAASGQREYGRTRITLLAEGGGLFSGLGGEQNVWMSHGDRVEQLPAGFEASASTSTVPVVAAEDRERALFGIQFHPEVTHTDSGRQMLRNFLFDACGAAGEWRMASYADEATAAIKAQVGPSDRVLCALSGGVDSAVAASLVRRAVGKRLTAVFVDNGLLRKNERTEVERSLRQGLDLRLVVVDAAEEFLGALGGVTDPEQKRRTIGRVFIEVFQREAQRLEAAALGGGPIRYLVQGTLYPDVIESVSAFGPSAMIKSHHNVGGLPEQLGFDLIEPLRYLFKDEVRKLGRELGLGSEFVGRHPFPGPGLGVRILGDVTADRVAVLQEADAIFIDELRAAGLYDRVSQALAVLLPVQSVGVMGDGRSYENVVALRSVETEDFMTADWSQLPHEFLGRVAGRIVNEVAGVNRVVYDLTSKPPGTIEWE
- a CDS encoding DHH family phosphoesterase, whose translation is MNGMLSELARNRFAAFQSHVERTDPRGRWLILTHDNPDPDALTAATILAKVLRSGFGRHVTAAYRGIIGRAENQEMVRSLGMQFSQARRLDPESYRYVALVDCQPATGNSPLPDDLAPEVVIDHHPRRQRTSASPFHDLRSNYAAAATIVAEYLLAAGIPATRREATAIVYAIRSETLDFSRGADEADRLIHDHFNARALPRLLGRIQNPRLPLNYFETLREALANLRGVDTVVMSRLGAVAQPDIVPEIADLLLRMEGRTWSLCSGLYEDRIYCSIRTTNPRAEASRVMRRLVGRRGRGGGHGMIAGGWLPAAPGGREGVSLQQDRLEARLATILRKNPRRIAPIVDE